The following proteins are encoded in a genomic region of Pseudodesulfovibrio mercurii:
- a CDS encoding class II aldolase/adducin family protein — MKTLCEKYAAKLAAQGLAPATGPDAPLVGGLDADLVWNREDPRTAELAGLFSRLSINSLVFVRPAEPYRTILDFLAARNPEAIRPEDTETRTFLHDIPVCADFTAEAMAAQLKRRKVIVIPGRGVAACGTVSPEQGFVSVSSAVFATFVLFFSDYLARARRIELDDGYAEAFARVVRLLPEPRTAPPQLMTSPFLDEESVLAAMAETGRQVVGFGLVDSFFGNISYRLGETVHISQTGSSLDELEGCIDPCPLDGSTTNGLTASSELTAHEDIYRSADFDCILHGHPRFTVIMSMDCERDDCPNRGRCHIHCTECRTVDGVPIVPGEVGTGPTGLCHTLPPAMARNGAAIVHGHGLFTAGKTDFNVPFARLLEIENRCRDLYFERLAQYA, encoded by the coding sequence ATGAAAACGCTGTGCGAAAAATACGCGGCCAAGCTGGCCGCCCAGGGGCTGGCCCCGGCCACGGGCCCGGACGCGCCGCTGGTCGGCGGCCTGGACGCGGACCTGGTCTGGAACCGCGAAGACCCGCGCACCGCCGAACTGGCCGGGCTGTTCTCGCGCCTGTCCATCAACTCCCTGGTCTTCGTCCGCCCGGCCGAGCCGTACCGGACCATCCTGGACTTCCTGGCCGCGCGCAACCCCGAGGCCATCCGCCCCGAGGACACCGAGACCCGGACCTTCCTGCACGACATCCCGGTCTGCGCGGACTTCACGGCCGAGGCCATGGCCGCGCAGCTCAAACGGCGCAAGGTCATCGTGATCCCCGGCCGGGGCGTGGCCGCCTGCGGCACGGTCAGCCCGGAGCAGGGCTTCGTGTCCGTGTCCTCGGCCGTGTTCGCCACCTTCGTGCTCTTCTTCTCCGACTACCTGGCCCGGGCCCGGCGCATCGAACTGGACGACGGCTACGCCGAGGCCTTCGCCCGCGTGGTCCGGCTCCTGCCCGAACCGCGCACGGCCCCGCCCCAGCTCATGACCAGCCCCTTCCTTGACGAGGAATCCGTGCTCGCGGCCATGGCCGAAACAGGCCGCCAGGTGGTGGGCTTCGGTCTGGTGGACTCCTTTTTCGGCAATATCTCCTACCGGCTGGGCGAGACCGTCCACATCTCGCAGACCGGCAGCTCCCTGGACGAACTCGAAGGATGCATCGACCCGTGCCCCCTGGACGGCTCGACCACCAACGGCCTGACCGCGTCCAGCGAGCTGACCGCCCACGAGGACATCTACCGCAGCGCGGACTTCGACTGCATCCTGCACGGCCATCCCCGGTTCACGGTGATCATGTCCATGGACTGCGAGCGCGACGACTGCCCCAACCGGGGGCGCTGCCACATCCACTGCACCGAGTGCCGGACCGTGGACGGCGTGCCCATCGTGCCGGGCGAGGTCGGCACCGGCCCCACCGGGCTGTGCCACACCCTGCCGCCCGCCATGGCCCGAAACGGCGCGGCCATCGTCCACGGCCACGGCCTGTTCACCGCCGGAAAGACGGACTTCAACGTCCCCTTCGCCCGGCTGCTCGAGATCGAGAACCGCTGCCGGGACCTCTACTTCGAAAGGCTGGCCCAATATGCCTGA
- a CDS encoding CPBP family intramembrane glutamic endopeptidase: MPDAAPAPDRLPDHFRPGPVLAFVLITFAATWGVEGALIADGLRFDDLVSRAAPAFWLMGVMWIPGLAALLVTLVAERTSPRDLVPALSLRMGSIGPYFLGLLLIPVAYAVMYGLTWAAGLSGFDPDLRSLSALSGTDIGRETALRVMLPLSIFLGPLINFVFGLGEELGWRGFLLPRLMPLGKPAAHLVLGLLWGLWHAPLIWAGLNYPGQPVQGIVMMCLVCLAFGAFLNEMTLHYRSSILAGFLHGAANAQGYGIWMWMFPDAHPLLGGAMGLIGVLVWTALTCLTIAALRRLRR, encoded by the coding sequence ATGCCTGATGCCGCCCCCGCTCCCGACCGCCTTCCCGACCATTTTCGGCCCGGCCCGGTCCTGGCCTTCGTCCTCATCACCTTCGCAGCCACCTGGGGCGTGGAGGGCGCGCTCATCGCGGACGGCCTGCGCTTCGACGACCTGGTCAGCCGGGCCGCGCCCGCCTTCTGGCTCATGGGCGTCATGTGGATTCCCGGCCTGGCCGCCCTCCTCGTGACCCTGGTCGCGGAGCGGACCTCCCCGCGCGACCTGGTACCGGCCCTTTCCCTGCGCATGGGGTCCATCGGCCCCTACTTCCTCGGCCTGCTCCTCATTCCCGTGGCCTACGCCGTCATGTACGGCCTGACCTGGGCGGCCGGGCTGTCCGGCTTCGACCCGGACCTGCGCTCCCTGTCCGCCCTGTCCGGCACGGACATCGGCCGCGAAACCGCCCTCCGGGTCATGCTGCCCCTGTCCATCTTCCTCGGCCCCCTGATCAACTTCGTCTTCGGCCTGGGCGAGGAACTCGGCTGGCGCGGCTTCCTCCTGCCCCGGCTCATGCCGCTCGGCAAGCCCGCCGCCCACCTCGTCCTCGGCCTGCTCTGGGGCCTGTGGCACGCCCCGCTCATCTGGGCGGGCCTCAACTACCCCGGCCAGCCCGTCCAGGGCATCGTCATGATGTGCCTCGTCTGCCTCGCCTTCGGCGCGTTCCTCAACGAGATGACCCTGCACTACCGCTCCTCCATCCTGGCCGGGTTCCTCCACGGCGCGGCCAATGCCCAGGGCTACGGCATCTGGATGTGGATGTTCCCCGACGCCCACCCCCTGCTCGGCGGCGCCATGGGCCTGATCGGCGTCCTCGTCTGGACCGCCCTCACCTGCCTGACCATCGCCGCCCTCCGCAGGTTGCGCCGATAA
- a CDS encoding rubredoxin: MEKWECPCGYVYDPAEGDPDNNIPIGTRFEDLPDDWVCPKCGAEKEYFEKL; encoded by the coding sequence ATGGAAAAATGGGAATGCCCGTGCGGCTACGTGTACGACCCTGCGGAAGGCGATCCGGACAACAACATCCCCATCGGGACCAGGTTCGAGGATCTGCCCGACGACTGGGTCTGCCCCAAGTGCGGCGCGGAAAAGGAATATTTCGAAAAACTGTAA
- the ruvB gene encoding Holliday junction branch migration DNA helicase RuvB, protein MSKCTLPEENVRPRKLSDFIGQVDLRTNLDVFIRAARERDRSLDHTLFYGNPGLGKTTLARIMASELGVNMVSTSGPVIERSGDLAAILTNLERGDILFIDEIHRMPPTVEEVLYPAMEDFQIDLVIGSGPGARTVKLDLEPFTLVGATTRLGLLTSPLRDRFGCIFRIEFYSPEELGRIVERSAAILGVKVEPEGALAIGRRARGTPRIANRLLRRVRDYALVHGSGVVTRELAESSLERLDVDQYGLDNMDRKILTLMVEHFNGGPVGLKTIAAACAEEVRTIEDIYEPYLIQCGFLKRTPRGRVATAKAYQHLKMRMEDDQATLL, encoded by the coding sequence ATGAGCAAATGCACCCTTCCCGAGGAAAACGTCCGGCCCAGGAAACTGTCCGATTTCATCGGCCAGGTGGACCTGCGCACCAACCTCGACGTCTTCATCCGGGCGGCGCGTGAGCGCGACCGCTCCCTGGACCACACCCTGTTCTACGGCAACCCCGGCCTGGGCAAGACCACCCTGGCCCGGATCATGGCCTCGGAGCTGGGTGTGAACATGGTCTCCACCTCGGGCCCGGTCATCGAGCGGTCCGGGGACCTGGCCGCCATCCTGACCAACCTGGAGCGCGGCGACATCCTGTTCATCGACGAGATCCACCGCATGCCGCCCACGGTCGAGGAGGTCCTGTACCCGGCCATGGAGGACTTCCAGATCGACCTGGTCATCGGCTCCGGGCCCGGCGCGCGCACGGTCAAGCTCGACCTCGAACCCTTCACCCTGGTGGGCGCGACCACCCGCCTCGGGCTGCTGACCTCGCCCCTGCGCGACCGCTTCGGCTGCATCTTCCGCATCGAGTTTTACTCCCCCGAGGAGCTGGGGCGCATCGTCGAGCGCAGCGCCGCCATCCTCGGCGTCAAGGTGGAGCCCGAGGGCGCCCTGGCCATCGGCCGCCGGGCGCGCGGCACCCCGCGCATCGCCAACCGGCTGCTCCGGCGCGTGCGCGACTACGCCCTGGTCCACGGTTCGGGCGTGGTCACCCGCGAACTGGCCGAGTCCTCCCTGGAACGCCTCGACGTGGACCAGTACGGCCTGGACAACATGGACCGCAAGATTCTGACCCTCATGGTCGAGCACTTCAACGGCGGTCCCGTGGGGCTGAAGACCATCGCCGCGGCCTGCGCCGAGGAGGTCCGGACCATCGAGGACATCTACGAGCCGTACCTCATCCAGTGCGGCTTCCTGAAGCGCACCCCGCGCGGCCGCGTGGCCACGGCCAAGGCCTACCAGCACCTCAAGATGCGCATGGAAGACGACCAGGCCACCCTTTTGTAA
- the ruvA gene encoding Holliday junction branch migration protein RuvA translates to MIGYLLGELLSADEKGLVLLTPGGVGYEVAAPTSVLAKLPGRGQEVRLFVHTQVGEKAIDLFGFLTADDLDLFRTLISLDKLGPKKAMAILSMFDAAHLREIAFREDVNTLSTVPGIGPKSAKQILWNLKDKVDKLKPVTGRGSAADQGRQGPQGEYLDALAGLKGLGYGEDEIRPMLIETFDEEPDLDAAGAIRAVLKKINAARS, encoded by the coding sequence ATGATCGGATACCTGCTGGGCGAACTGCTCTCGGCGGATGAAAAGGGGCTGGTCCTGCTCACCCCCGGCGGGGTGGGCTACGAGGTGGCCGCGCCCACGTCGGTCCTGGCCAAGCTGCCGGGCCGGGGTCAGGAGGTGCGCCTGTTCGTCCACACCCAGGTGGGCGAGAAGGCCATCGATCTGTTCGGCTTCCTGACCGCCGACGACCTGGACCTCTTCCGCACGCTCATCTCCCTCGACAAACTCGGTCCCAAGAAGGCCATGGCCATCCTGTCCATGTTCGACGCGGCCCATCTGCGCGAGATCGCCTTCCGCGAGGACGTGAACACCCTGTCCACGGTGCCGGGCATCGGGCCCAAGTCGGCCAAGCAGATTCTCTGGAATCTCAAGGACAAGGTGGACAAGCTCAAGCCCGTGACCGGGCGCGGCTCGGCCGCCGACCAGGGACGGCAGGGTCCGCAGGGCGAGTACCTGGACGCCCTTGCGGGCCTCAAGGGGTTGGGCTACGGTGAGGACGAGATTCGGCCTATGCTGATCGAAACCTTCGACGAAGAACCCGACCTCGACGCCGCCGGGGCCATCCGCGCGGTGCTCAAGAAAATCAACGCGGCACGTTCATGA